The following proteins come from a genomic window of Athalia rosae chromosome 1, iyAthRosa1.1, whole genome shotgun sequence:
- the LOC105682980 gene encoding tenascin-like isoform X1 encodes MWPTVSPLLVTLVLCMEFALLTNGSFVSDNILGRYSQWDCLTDVECTANGTSCISGYCECAPGYFFNSDMTECIRRATAYGDACSEKQQCSGYLLEGGTCENSVCVCADGYHYIHGRCYPSSGLGDSCEADVNCYVNADTEALSCVNGTCVCSEGFYQREYRTCRRIGYAVGDECAIDLDCKFANSYCTRRFVCADSADSNGEMTLEENHPIEDDRSAERIVRVLVGAACDSDANCTDLGNSKCGPDGTCICNRGYYASADLSSCLAAIGEECGGNDTVIIRNSLCRNGTWSCGYSTVASLNQQICRKSTKSYNFSCTFDEQCYIFGPDASCQKKRCLCNSRSHWLEDQLFCWTNKGIGESCVRNEDCYVEGLSSELSCNDSVCTCPPGTTASSDKTSCQNVDATLNESCEFDANCTIANSACIDGVCGCAEYYYPVDEACLPGLNATCSTDDDCTVPSSVCSRAEVCECGGNTVAAGTNLCKPVADYGEECEYDIQCSSVVENAYCSKLSDSNQTTACACRSDYHYRNGGCNFKSRLGSHCSSIVDCYLESGQEYAVCLNGRCACDWESTATSPTSCETYRGDATTFFFSTSLGLVLLAVKILVV; translated from the exons ATGTGGCCGACCGTCAGTCCTCTTCTCGTCACGCTCGTTCTTTGCATGGAATTCGCACTGCTGACTAACG GAAGCTTCGTATCAGACAACATCCTGGGCAGATATTCGCAATGGGACTGTCTAACGGACGTCGAATGTACGGCGAACGGGACTTCCTGCATTTCCGGTTATTGCGAATGCGCTcctggatattttttcaacagcgaCATGACCGAGTGTATTCGGA GAGCAACAGCCTACGGCGACGCGTGTAGCGAGAAGCAGCAGTGCAGCGGCTATTTACTCGAAGGAGGAACTTGCGAAAATTCAGTTTGCGTGTGCGCCGATGGTTACCATTACATCCACGGGAGATGTTATCCGTCCTCAG gATTGGGCGACAGTTGCGAGGCTGACGTAAATTGCTACGTGAACGCGGACACCGAGGCTCTTTCCTGCGTTAACGGAACGTGCGTGTGCAGCGAAGGATTCTATCAACGAGAATATCGAACTTGTCGTCGCATCGGCTACG CTGTTGGTGACGAGTGCGCGATAGACTTGGACTGCAAATTCGCAAACTCTTACTGCACCCGTCGTTTCGTATGTGCCGATTCCGCCGACTCCAACGGCGAGATGACGCTCGAAGAAAACCACCCCATCGAGGACGATCGGTCGGCAGAACGAATCGTTCGAGTCC TCGTGGGCGCTGCGTGCGATTCCGACGCCAACTGCACCGACCTTGGAAACTCAAAATGCGGTCCCGACGGCACCTGCATATGCAACAGAGGCTACTACGCGTCCGCTGACCTTTCGAGCTGTTTAGCAG CTATCGGTGAGGAATGCGGTGGAAACGATACGGTGATTATCAGAAACTCTTTGTGTCGCAACGGGACTTGGAGTTGCGGTTACTCGACCGTTGCCTCTCTCAACCAGCAGATCTGCAGAAAAT CGACGAAGTCCTACAACTTTTCCTGCACCTTCGACGAGCAGTGCTACATATTCGGTCCGGACGCATCCTGTCAGAAGAAACGTTGCCTCTGCAACTCGCGATCGCATTGGCTCGAGGATCAACTTTTCTGCTGGACGAACAAAGGTATCGGCGAATCGTGCGTCCGAAACGAGGACTGTTACGTCGAGGGACTTTCTTCGGAACTCAGCTGCAACGATTCGGTTTGTACTTGTCCGCCGGGAACGACCGCATCCTCCGATAAAACCAGTTGCCAGAACGTCGACGCCA CCCTCAACGAAAGTTGCGAGTTCGACGCCAACTGCACCATCGCTAACTCCGCTTGCATCGATGGGGTCTGCGGATGTGCCGAATACTATTACCCCGTCGACGAAGCGTGTCTTCCAG GTCTGAACGCGACGTGTTCGACGGACGACGACTGCACCGTCCCGAGTTCGGTGTGTTCGCGAGCTGAGGTCTGCGAATGCGGCGGTAATACCGTTGCCGCGGGAACCAACCTATGCAAACCAG TGGCGGACTACGGCGAAGAATGCGAGTACGACATTCAGTGTTCAAGTGTCGTGGAAAACGCTTACTGCAGCAAATTGTCCGACTCGAATCAAACGACCGCCTGCGCTTGCCGATCGGATTATCATTACAGAAACGGTGGCTGCAATTTCAAATCAA ggctGGGATCTCACTGCTCGTCGATCGTCGATTGTTACCTGGAATCTGGTCAGGAATACGCCGTTTGTCTCAATGGAAGGTGCGCTTGCGATTGGGAATCGACGGCGACTTCTCCCACGTCTTGCGAAACCTACAGAG GTGACGCGAcgaccttcttcttctccactTCGTTGGGTCTGGTTCTTTTGGCTGTAAAAATCCTCGTGGTCTGA
- the LOC105682980 gene encoding prion-like-(Q/N-rich) domain-bearing protein 25 isoform X2: MTECIRRATAYGDACSEKQQCSGYLLEGGTCENSVCVCADGYHYIHGRCYPSSGLGDSCEADVNCYVNADTEALSCVNGTCVCSEGFYQREYRTCRRIGYAVGDECAIDLDCKFANSYCTRRFVCADSADSNGEMTLEENHPIEDDRSAERIVRVLVGAACDSDANCTDLGNSKCGPDGTCICNRGYYASADLSSCLAAIGEECGGNDTVIIRNSLCRNGTWSCGYSTVASLNQQICRKSTKSYNFSCTFDEQCYIFGPDASCQKKRCLCNSRSHWLEDQLFCWTNKGIGESCVRNEDCYVEGLSSELSCNDSVCTCPPGTTASSDKTSCQNVDATLNESCEFDANCTIANSACIDGVCGCAEYYYPVDEACLPGLNATCSTDDDCTVPSSVCSRAEVCECGGNTVAAGTNLCKPVADYGEECEYDIQCSSVVENAYCSKLSDSNQTTACACRSDYHYRNGGCNFKSRLGSHCSSIVDCYLESGQEYAVCLNGRCACDWESTATSPTSCETYRGDATTFFFSTSLGLVLLAVKILVV; encoded by the exons ATGACCGAGTGTATTCGGA GAGCAACAGCCTACGGCGACGCGTGTAGCGAGAAGCAGCAGTGCAGCGGCTATTTACTCGAAGGAGGAACTTGCGAAAATTCAGTTTGCGTGTGCGCCGATGGTTACCATTACATCCACGGGAGATGTTATCCGTCCTCAG gATTGGGCGACAGTTGCGAGGCTGACGTAAATTGCTACGTGAACGCGGACACCGAGGCTCTTTCCTGCGTTAACGGAACGTGCGTGTGCAGCGAAGGATTCTATCAACGAGAATATCGAACTTGTCGTCGCATCGGCTACG CTGTTGGTGACGAGTGCGCGATAGACTTGGACTGCAAATTCGCAAACTCTTACTGCACCCGTCGTTTCGTATGTGCCGATTCCGCCGACTCCAACGGCGAGATGACGCTCGAAGAAAACCACCCCATCGAGGACGATCGGTCGGCAGAACGAATCGTTCGAGTCC TCGTGGGCGCTGCGTGCGATTCCGACGCCAACTGCACCGACCTTGGAAACTCAAAATGCGGTCCCGACGGCACCTGCATATGCAACAGAGGCTACTACGCGTCCGCTGACCTTTCGAGCTGTTTAGCAG CTATCGGTGAGGAATGCGGTGGAAACGATACGGTGATTATCAGAAACTCTTTGTGTCGCAACGGGACTTGGAGTTGCGGTTACTCGACCGTTGCCTCTCTCAACCAGCAGATCTGCAGAAAAT CGACGAAGTCCTACAACTTTTCCTGCACCTTCGACGAGCAGTGCTACATATTCGGTCCGGACGCATCCTGTCAGAAGAAACGTTGCCTCTGCAACTCGCGATCGCATTGGCTCGAGGATCAACTTTTCTGCTGGACGAACAAAGGTATCGGCGAATCGTGCGTCCGAAACGAGGACTGTTACGTCGAGGGACTTTCTTCGGAACTCAGCTGCAACGATTCGGTTTGTACTTGTCCGCCGGGAACGACCGCATCCTCCGATAAAACCAGTTGCCAGAACGTCGACGCCA CCCTCAACGAAAGTTGCGAGTTCGACGCCAACTGCACCATCGCTAACTCCGCTTGCATCGATGGGGTCTGCGGATGTGCCGAATACTATTACCCCGTCGACGAAGCGTGTCTTCCAG GTCTGAACGCGACGTGTTCGACGGACGACGACTGCACCGTCCCGAGTTCGGTGTGTTCGCGAGCTGAGGTCTGCGAATGCGGCGGTAATACCGTTGCCGCGGGAACCAACCTATGCAAACCAG TGGCGGACTACGGCGAAGAATGCGAGTACGACATTCAGTGTTCAAGTGTCGTGGAAAACGCTTACTGCAGCAAATTGTCCGACTCGAATCAAACGACCGCCTGCGCTTGCCGATCGGATTATCATTACAGAAACGGTGGCTGCAATTTCAAATCAA ggctGGGATCTCACTGCTCGTCGATCGTCGATTGTTACCTGGAATCTGGTCAGGAATACGCCGTTTGTCTCAATGGAAGGTGCGCTTGCGATTGGGAATCGACGGCGACTTCTCCCACGTCTTGCGAAACCTACAGAG GTGACGCGAcgaccttcttcttctccactTCGTTGGGTCTGGTTCTTTTGGCTGTAAAAATCCTCGTGGTCTGA
- the LOC105682983 gene encoding ferrochelatase, mitochondrial — protein sequence MNTSLSNLSTMLNFGKQCITAPTSAVRLMSATAVQPKEKFSTKPKTGVLMLNMGGPQTTDQVHDYLLRIMTDRDMIQLPVQSRLGPWIAKRRTSEVQKKYQEIGGGSPILKWTNLQGELMCQQLDKVSPETAPHKHYVGFRYVDPLVNDSLKQIEEDGIERTVIFSQYPQYSCATSGSSFNSIYDHYQSNPVPSNMKWSIIDRWALHPLLIKTFAERIKEQLIQYPEEVRKDVLILFSAHSLPLKAVNRGDAYPSEVGATVQMVMQELKYSNPYSLVWQSKVGPLPWLAPSTEAALKGYVEQGRKHFILVPIAFVNEHIETLHEMDIEYCHDLAKELGIEKIRRAAAPNDHPLFIDALTDIVATHLKSDQLINPKFLTRCPHCINTRCGESKSWFAKLCKV from the exons ATGAATACCAGCTTAAGTAATCTATCTACTATGCTTAATTTTG GCAAGCAATGTATTACGGCACCAACATCAGCAGTGCGCCTCATGTCAGCGACTGCTGTTCagccaaaagaaaaattctctacCAAACCAAAAACAGGTGTTTTAATGCTCAACATGGGTGGCCCGCAAACTACAGATCAAGTGCATGATTATTTGTTACGGATCATGACAGACCGTGACATGATTCAGTTACCGGTTCAAAG cCGCCTAGGACCATGGATCGCAAAAAGGCGAACTTCAGAGGTTCAGAAAAAGTACCAAGAAATTGGCGGAGGATCTCCTATACTCAAGTGGACTAACTTGCAGGGGGAACTCATGTGTCAACAGTTGGATAAAGTCTCTCCTGAAACTGCTCCACATAAACACTACGTTGGATTCCGTTATGTCGATCCACTAGTCAATGATTCGTTGAAGCAAATTGAAGA GGATGGCATTGAACGTACGGTCATATTCTCTCAGTACCCGCAGTACAGCTGTGCTACTTCTGGATCGAGTTTTAATTCTATATATGATCATTATCAGTCGAA CCCGGTACCAAGCAACATGAAGTGGAGTATAATAGACAGATGGGCACTGCATCCTCTCCTGATTAAAACTTTTGCTGAAAGGATCAAAGAACAGCTGATTCAATATCCAGAGGAGGTGCGAAAGGATGTATTAATTCTTTTCTCTGCTCATTCTCTTCCCCTCAAG GCAGTCAATAGGGGAGATGCGTACCCATCGGAAGTAGGAGCCACAGTTCAGATGGTGATGCAAGAGCTGAAATATTCTAATCCTTACAGTTTGGTCTGGCAATCAAAG GTCGGTCCTTTACCCTGGCTAGCACCATCTACCGAAGCTGCCCTAAAAGGATACGTCGAACAAGGGAGAAAACACTTCATCTTGGTACCGATCGCCTTTGTCAATGAGCATATTGAAACTCTTCATGAAATGGATATCGAGTATTGTCATGATTTGGCAAAGGAG TtgggaatcgaaaaaattcgtcgagcTGCTGCACCAAATGATCATCCCTTATTCATAGATGCCTTGACGGATATCGTTGCAACGCATTTGAAATCAGATCAGCTGATAAATCCGAAATTCCTTACCAGATGTCCTCACTGTATAAACACCAGATGCGGTGAGAGCAAGTCCTGGTTTGCAAAGCTATGCAAAGTATAA
- the LOC105682998 gene encoding uncharacterized protein LOC105682998 — protein MENHGSNEKLVGLEAGLAWSEKPKNPIFDPAPIRKSVCSNKLLRRLLLLLTIVLLLAAAFEVHRAVSDQLPTEEFSTRDGPGQSERALTRSSENSGETVDADTVRDERLSKLRDGINEFKESTKFEPTAIPVTTTIVPRTTSRIAVDITDELMSKLDKVNELETRIEELDDVFRESEADIDWAKAAQIYGDVWAALRLFEQTIHSELQRSGFPVNDYLDDPRVETTTESTTEIFESVPTVAPTEESESSWSWHFSFGNWASSSSDPETTEGPVDTENNQPDVETSSKKSRGFMSRIHIFPFSMSWGWNSEDEDENPSSDGVAREATTSESEETSTAEPRELSAEISEPLNSPITEDYDYSSEDYYSYIFDNYMDQSEADETTGKTPLLEPEMGSVTSGSSTEELEDGIRIPTTATPPVSSPESPLPIVDKEEEEESEPEKIISDKSVPTAPHFYKVIFKDGEFHISDTLDDTAAESLGHDDLVKISRGLTMPNTEDQDYSMYPEYDNWLDLDKMLPDLHDYSDFRDFLVPPIPRLADQVGTRSKRFVNNVLPAQGAVDDEFLTEQSAGDMAVLQQAIDDENHVIRNEISETDGRRKLALQEKLNRYYKKMESISAHIDRLHKKLLRLNSLNDDYVSREFPPNE, from the exons ATGGAGAATCATGGAAGTAACG AAAAATTAGTGGGCCTGGAGGCGGGCCTGGCGTGGTCAGAGAAGCCGAAGAATCCAATTTTCGATCCTGCACCGATACGGAAGAGCGTATGTTCGAACAAACTACTGAGACGTCTTCTCCTCTTGCTAACGATCGTGCTTCTGCTGGCCGCTGCTTTCGAGGTTCATCGGGCCGTAAGCGATCAGTTGCCGACGGAGGAATTCTCGACCCGAGATGGACCGGGTCAGAGCGAACGCGCTTTGACGAGGAGTTCGGAGAACTCCGGTGAAACAGTGGACGCGGATACGGTTCGAGACGAACGGTTGTCAAAATTGCGGGACGGTATAAACGAGTTCAAAGAGTCGACAAAGTTCGAGCCGACCGCGATCCCGGTGACAACGACGATCGTACCGAGAACGACCAGCCGGATCGCTGTCGACATAACGGACGAGCTCATGTCGAAATTGGACAAAGTGAACGAGCTCGAAACGCGCATCGAAGAATTGGACGACGTGTTCCGGGAGTCCGAGGCGGATATCGATTGGGCGAAGGCGGCTCAGATCTACGGTGATGTATGGGCCGCTCTACGTCTCTTCGAACAGACTATTCACAGTGAATTACAGAGGAGCGGTTTTCCGGTCAACGATTACCTGGATGACCCTCGAGTGGAAACGACCACCGAGTCTACGaccgaaatttttgaatcggtCCCGACCGTCGCGCCGACCGAAGAATCCGAATCGTCTTGGAGCTGGCATTTCAGCTTCGGCAACTGGGCTTCTTCGTCTTCGGACCCAGAAACTACCGAAGGACCCGTCGATACCGAGAACAATCAACCGGATGTCGAGACGTCgtcgaaaaaaagtagaggctTCATGAGTCGGATAcacatttttcctttctccatGAGCTGGGGCTGGAATagcgaagacgaagacgaaaatCCGTCTTCGGACGGTGTAGCTCGAGAAGCCACGACGAGCGAAAGCGAGGAGACGTCGACCGCCGAACCTAGGGAGCTGAGTGCAGAAATATCCGAACCCCTGAATTCACCGATAACCGAGGACTACGACTACTCGTCGGAGGATTACTATTCCTACATATTCGACAATTACATGGATCAATCGGAGGCCGATGAAACCACGGGTAAAACTCCGCTCCTCGAACCGGAAATGGGCTCCGTAACGTCCGGTTCATCGACCGAGGAACTCGAGGATGGAATTCGAATCCCGACAACGGCTACCCCGCCCGTATCTTCGCCGGAATCGCCTCTGCCGATCGtcgataaagaagaagaagaagaaagtgaACCGGAGAAAATTATCTCCGACAAATCGGTGCCCACAGCTCCCCATTTTTACAAGGTCATTTTCAAGGACGGGGAATTCCACATTTCAGACACGCTCGACGACACCGCGGCGGAGTCCCTTGGGCACGACGATCTTGTAAAAATATCGCGTGGGCTCACGATGCCAAATACCGAAGATCAAGACTACTCGATGTACCCCGAATACGACAATTGGTTGGATTTGGATAAAATGCTGCCAGATCTACACGATTATTCAGATTTCAGAGACTTTCTGGTGCCCCCGATTCCTCGTCTAGCCGATCAGGTCGGAACAAGGTCGAAGCGTTTCGTAAACAACGTGCTGCCGGCGCAAG GGGCTGTAGACGACGAATTTTTGACGGAACAGTCGGCCGGTGACATGGCTGTCTTACAGCAGGCGATTGACGACGAGAACCACGTAATTCGGAACGAAATATCGGAGACGGATGGGCGGCGCAAGCTCGCTCTTCAGGAAAAGCTCAACAGATATTACAAGAAGATGGAATCCATATCAGCCCACATCGACCGACTTCACAAAAAGCTCCTAAGACTGAATTCGCTCAACGACGACTACGTTTCCAGGGAATTTCCGCCGAACGAGTAA
- the LOC105682986 gene encoding uncharacterized protein LOC105682986 isoform X1 — MRDATKMSILVLLPILGLIMAPSVDALTTFGKTNPQNQNQNPPPQPTPVGKSRTCKLESDCGAIQNTTCIADPRDGKTRCLCGDYSAPVNGACTNKFKAIRSPCNEDSECSEGAHCVQGNNTMSGKRCYCQDGYVEENLACSGSSPLLRISLALLILTVATSGKFILQ, encoded by the exons ATGAGGGACGCAACGAAGATGAGTATCTTGGTACTGCTGCCGATTCTGGGACTCATAATGGCGCCGAGTGTCGACGCTCTGACAACATTTGGAAAAACAAATCCAcagaatcaaaatcaaaatccaccACCTCAGCCCACGCCAG tcgGAAAATCCCGTACCTGCAAGTTGGAATCGGATTGCGGAGCGATTCAAAATACAACTTGTATAGCCGATCCTAGAGACGGAAAAACGCGATGTCTTTGCGGAGATTATTCGGCGCCGGTAAACGGTGCCTGTACCAATAAATTCAAGG CAATCAGATCTCCGTGCAACGAAGATTCCGAGTGCAGCGAAGGCGCTCATTGCGTTCAAGGAAACAATACGATGTCCGGAAAGCGTTGCTATTGCCAGGATGGTTACGTTGAAGAGAACCTCGCTTGTAGTG GGAGTTCACCGTTGCTGAGAATTTCCTTGGCGCTTCTAATACTGACGGTGGCGACTTCGGGGAAATTCATTCTGCAATAA
- the LOC105682984 gene encoding EEF1A lysine methyltransferase 2, with the protein MAEAPQQELDPSELGTQDYWDKTYSLEIDNFKHHGDVGEVWFGEDSALRIVRWLSSRPELVNENDKIIDLGCGNGMMLVELHDEGFTNLTGVDYSQNAIDLASQVLKDKNLTDITLETFDILADDVSRFRSNFRIAHDKGTYDAISLNPDNPKEKREKYIENVKELLLPEGILIITSCNWTEEELLGHFKTDFDLIHTIPTPSFKFAGQTGNLISSMVFKKR; encoded by the exons ATGGCTGAAGCCCCACAACAAGAGCTCGATCCTTCCGAACTAGGAACTCAAGATTA TTGGGATAAAACATATTCGTTGGAAATAGACAATTTCAAACATCATGGTGATGTCGGAGAAGTTTGGTTTGGAGAAGATAGTGCTCTCAGGATAGTTAG GTGGCTGAGTTCGAGACCAGAGTTGGTGAATGAGAATGATAAGATAATTGATCTTGGATGTGGTAATGGAATGATGCTGGTAGAGCTACATGACGAAGGTTTCACCAACTTAACTGGAGTAGATTATTCACAAAATGCTATAGACCTGGCATCCCAAGTCTTGAAAGACAAGAATCTCACTGATATCACGCTAGAGACTTTTGATATCCTGGCGGACGATGTATCCCGTTTCAGGTCCAACTTCAGAATAGCACATGATAAAGGAACTTATGACGCAATCAGCTTGAATCCTGATAACCCAAAAGAAAAGCGTGAAAAATACATAGAGAACGTTAAGGAGCTACTTTTGCCTGAaggtattttaattatcaCTTCTTGCAATTGGACGGAAGAGGAACTACTGGGTCATTTTAAAACTG ATTTTGATCTCATACACACCATACCAACACCTTCGTTTAAATTTGCTGGACAGACTGGGAACCTGATCAGCTCCatggtttttaaaaaaaggtGA
- the LOC105682989 gene encoding high affinity copper uptake protein 1-like — MEMSFQTGLNTVILFDGWKTHDWQGIVGSMIGITLMAAIYEGLKNYREHLYVSASLARLGDRKEPSLFSGVHILQTFLQMIQIVISYFLMLIFMTYNVWLCVAIVLGGAIGYWLFAWQRISTDITECCN, encoded by the exons ATGGAG ATGTCCTTTCAAACCGGACTCAACACGGTGATCCTATTCGACGGTTGGAAAACTCACGATTGGCAAGGCATCGTGGGCTCCATGATCGGAATCACCCTGATGGCAGCGATTTACGAGGGTCTGAAAAATTACCG TGAACATTTGTACGTCAGCGCGTCACTGGCCCGGCTCGGTGATCGAAAAGA GCCGTCGTTATTCTCCGGCGTTCACATACTTCAGACGTTTCTTCAGATGATCCAAATCGTGATCAGTTACTTCCTGATGTTGATTTTCATGACCTACAACGTCTGGCTTTGCGTCGCTATTGTATTGGGCGGGGCTATTGGCTACTGGCTTTTCGCCTGGCAGAGAATCAGCACCGATATCACCGAGTGCTGCAATTAA
- the LOC105682986 gene encoding uncharacterized protein LOC105682986 isoform X2 yields MRDATKMSILVLLPILGLIMAPSVDALTTFGKTNPQNQNQNPPPQPTPVGKSRTCKLESDCGAIQNTTCIADPRDGKTRCLCGDYSAPVNGACTNKFKAIRSPCNEDSECSEGAHCVQGNNTMSGKRCYCQDGYVEENLACSVIF; encoded by the exons ATGAGGGACGCAACGAAGATGAGTATCTTGGTACTGCTGCCGATTCTGGGACTCATAATGGCGCCGAGTGTCGACGCTCTGACAACATTTGGAAAAACAAATCCAcagaatcaaaatcaaaatccaccACCTCAGCCCACGCCAG tcgGAAAATCCCGTACCTGCAAGTTGGAATCGGATTGCGGAGCGATTCAAAATACAACTTGTATAGCCGATCCTAGAGACGGAAAAACGCGATGTCTTTGCGGAGATTATTCGGCGCCGGTAAACGGTGCCTGTACCAATAAATTCAAGG CAATCAGATCTCCGTGCAACGAAGATTCCGAGTGCAGCGAAGGCGCTCATTGCGTTCAAGGAAACAATACGATGTCCGGAAAGCGTTGCTATTGCCAGGATGGTTACGTTGAAGAGAACCTCGCTTGTAGTG TTATATTTTAG